A single window of Solea solea chromosome 9, fSolSol10.1, whole genome shotgun sequence DNA harbors:
- the zbtb11 gene encoding zinc finger and BTB domain-containing protein 11: MSCEESYLAIIRYLTDEREPYAPGTPGNTKRKIRKAAACYVVRNGTLFYQRRLKGQNDFTELEVVLQDGRRKELINQAHITEEGEHLNQQLTWECISQKYWWRGIQKHVKDYIRECTQCLSRRTTDDGSGPRLYSQGRRHKGNANMNEEDEDEEEEDADDALVFSDSSSHLRSKLSKTPAKHELVFVDSKGEVNQFLPKHGQTILGKLNQQRLSNQFCDITLLIEGEEYRAHKAVLAACSEYFHELFFEKGAATTHEAVVDLSGFTKASFLPLLDFAYTSMLTFNFCYMAEIASLARHLLMTEVLQICESVHKQVEEQKLTVYQRGDVHTVVSSQLAPEEGAKDESGAYVVAIETDDSGVVTHSAVAVTGESLAFVTPSKEAYIEQPLAVVTEAIEESKVQGGEAGDGETVTLIAHSGHAEPGETVTLISRSEEGAEGETMTVVTHSGQAGASESLAMVSACLALEQPQVAEAEAFVLNVEADKVNPSEVIKLAAEAAILTPEIVDSAPIPQKRKRGRPAKAKKEVEFEEYVPMEEEDPSANEGLADKQGAGSDDPNKRRLRQRSIGEGGYARLHMGLEGEEEVKMSTNLPRATTPKVGPKPGKRGRPPKQPAEIPPEGQSDSGAEPEANAVESMVAAEVITEEAAAKSTEPETEMSHDQLPAESNADGAHTCSECGMSFQRRYSLIMHTLKHEKSRGYKCSLCSKEFQYAASLRAHLARHKQQSSQRTSMAITSAHQSSEAKVDGNLDDKTSSTPTRREFVCDICNKTLPKLYSLRIHMLSHTGVRPHSCKVCGKTFTHKHSLKMHRALHDVTKQFRCEFCLKTFVSKRNMEEHTTLHTGESKYLCNTCGATFHRASALSKHMKKHQPKPDVRPFACAHCDKRFYEAKDLQQHMNKHMGLKPFQCQVCGKCYSWKKDWYSHVKSHSVAEPYKCNVCGKEFFEKALFRRHVKKATHGKKGRIKQNLERECEQCGRKFTQLREYRRHINNHQGVKPFECLTCGVAWADARSLKRHVRTHTGERPYVCPMCQEAHIDARTLRKHMAKYHSDNLPSKIMLEKDTLQFHNQGTQVEHAVSILASDLPPELRPAQQPPAEEIETVLITEETIEAVEAVQAASEGSVATLSDQGIMQVVNYVLAQQALTGTKVEEEEEEEPEVIQTMEVEVAHVAEVE, translated from the exons ATGTCGTGTGAAGAAAGCTACTTGGCTATCATTCGCTATCTGACTGATGAGCGGGAGCCGTACGCGCCGGGGACGCCGGGAAACACCAAGAGGAAAATACGCAAAGCAGCGGCCTGCTACGTGGTGAGGAACGGAACTCTGTTTTATCAGAGGCGCTTGAAGGGCCAGAATGATTTCACAGAGCTGGAGGTGGTGCTGCAGGACGGCCGGAGGAAGGAACTCATCAACCAGGCGCACATCACGGAAGAAGGGGAGCATCTGAACCAGCAACTCACCTGGGAGTGCATCTCTCAGAAGTACTGGTGGAGAG GTATCCAGAAGCATGTGAAAGACTACATCAGAGAGTGCACTCAGTGTCTGAGCAGGAGGACGACTGATGACGGTTCTGGACCTCGACTCTATTCCCAGGGGAGGAGACACAAAGGGAATGCCAACATGAATGAAGAGGacgaggatgaagaagaagaggacgcAGATGATGCTTTAGTCTTCTCTGACTCTTCCTCTCATCTGAGATCCAAGTTGTCGAAAACGCCGGCCAAGCATGAACTTGTGTTT GTGGACAGTAAGGGTGAGGTGAATCAGTTCCTGCCCAAACATGGTCAAACCATATTAGGCAAACTCAACCAGCAACGTCTCAGCAATCAGTTCTGCGACATCACCCTGTTGATTGAGGGTGAGGAGTACCGAGCGCACAaagctgtgctggcagcatgcAGCGAATACTTCCACGAGCTCTTTTTTGAGAAGGGAGCTGCAACCACACATGAAGCTGTGGTTGACCTCTCTG gttTCACCAAAgccagcttcctcccactgcTTGACTTTGCATACACTTCCATGCTCACGTTTAATTTTTGCTATATGGCAGAGATTGCCAGCCTTGCCCGGCATTTGCTGATGACTGAGGTGCTCCAGATTTGCGAGTCTGTACATAAGCAGGTGGAGGAACAGAAGCTGACGGTGTATCAAAGAGGAGACGTGCATACTGTGGTGTCGAGCCAGCTGGCTCCTGAGGAGGGCGCTAAGGATGAGTCTGGTGCGTACGTCGTGGCTATAGAGACTGACGACAGTGGAGTGGTCACCCACAGTGCTGTTGCTGTAACTGGCGAGTCCTTGGCTTTTGTTACACCTTCCAAAGAGGCTTACATCGAGCAGCCACTGGCAGTTGTTACGGAAGCGATAGAGGAAAGCAAAGTACAAGGAGGGGAGGCGGGTGATGGCGAAACAGTGACTCTGATTGCTCACAGTGGACATGCCGAGCCGGGAGAGACTGTCACTTTGATCTCACGCAGTGAAGAAGGAGCAGAGGGGGAGACGATGACTGTGGTCACCCACAGCGGTCAGGCCGGAGCCAGCGAGTCCCTCGCCATGGTGTCAGCCTGCCTGGCACTGGAGCAGCCACAGGTCGCTGAAGCTGAAGCCTTTGTACTGAATGTGGAGGCAGACAAAGTTAACCCCTCAGAGGTCATCAAACTGGCAGCTGAGGCAGCAATATTGACTCCAGAGATTGTGGATTCAGCGCCGATCCCTCAGAAACGCAAGCGAGGTCGTCCAGCCAAGGCCAAGAAGGAGGTTGAGTTTGAGGAGTATGTACCCATGGAGGAGGAAGACCCTTCTGCTAACGAAGGCCTTGCAGACAAACAAGGGGCGGGGTCAGATGACCCAAACAAAAGACGGCTTCGTCAGCGATCTATCGGTGAGGGTGGTTATGCTCGTCTCCATATGGGGCTGGAGGGTGAAGAGGAGGTGAAGATGAGCACAAACCTGCCTCGTGCCACAACCCCTAAG GTCGGTCCAAAGCCTGGGAAGAGAGGAAGACCACCAAAGCAACCAGCCGAGATTCCACCTGAAGGACAGTCTGACTCTGGCGCGGAACCAGAGGCCAACGCCGTGGAGAGCATGGTGGCTGCAGAGGTGATCACAGAAGAGGCTGCAGCAAAGTCGACAGAGCCAGAGACTGAAATGAGCCACGACCAGCTCCCTGCAGAGAGCAATGCTGATGGAGCGCACACGTGTTCCGAGTGTGGCATGTCCTTTCAAAGACGCTACTCCCTGATCATGCACACGTTAAAGCATGAAAAGTCCCGTGGATACAAATGCAGT CTGTGTAGTAAAGAGTTCCAGTATGCTGCCTCGCTCCGCGCCCACCTGGCTCGGCACaagcagcagagcagccagCGAACTTCCATGGCCATAACTTCTGCACACCAGAGCTCCGAGGCGAAGGTGGACGGCAATTTGGATGATAAGACTTCATCGACGCCCACCAGGAGAGAGTTTGTGTGCGACATCTGCAACAAGACCTTGCCTAAGCTGTACTCTCTGCGGATCCACATGCTGAGTCACACGGGCGTGCGGCCTCACTCCTGTAAGGTCTGTGGGAAGACGTTCACCCACAAACACAGTCTGAAGATGCACCGGGCACTGCACGACGTCACCAAACAGTTCCGGTGTGAATTCTGTTTGAAGACTTTTGTGAGCAAGAGGAACATGGAGGAGCACACCACCCTTCACACAG GTGAATCAAAGTACCTGTGCAACACGTGTGGAGCAACATTTCACCGAGCCTCAGCTCTGAGCAAACACATGAAGAAGCACCAGCCCAAACCAGACGTCCGTCCATTCGCGTGTGCTCA CTGTGATAAGAGATTCTATGAAGCCAAAGATCTCCAGCAGCACATGAACAAGCACATGGGCCTGAAGCCCTTCCAGTGCCAGGTGTGTGGGAAGTGCTACAGCTGGAAGAAAGATTGGTACTCCCATGTCAAGTCCCACAGTGTAGCTGAGCCCTACAA GTGCAATGTGTGTGGGAAGGAGTTCTTTGAGAAGGCTCTGTTCCGGAGACACGTCAAAAAGGCCACGCATGGGAAGAAGGGCCGAATCAAGCAGAACCTGGAGAGAGAGTGCGAGCAGTGTGGAAGAAAGTTCACTCAGCTCCGAGAGTACAGACGCCACATCAACAACCACCAGG GAGTGAAGCCATTTGAATGTCTGACCTGTGGCGTCGCCTGGGCCGACGCCCGCTCCCTAAAGCGTCACGTCCGCACGCACACGGGAGAGCGGCCCTACGTGTGCCCCATGTGCCAGGAGGCGCACATCGACGCGCGCACTCTGCGTAAACACATGGCCAAGTACCACAGTGACAACCTGCCCAGCAAGATCATGCTGGAGAAGGACACCCTACAGTTCCACAACCAGGGCACACAGGTGGAGCACGCCGTCAGCATCCTGGCGTCTGACCTGCCCCCCGAGCTCCGCCCCGCACAGCAGCCGCCCGCAGAGGAAATAGAAACAGTGCTGATCACAGAGGAGACGATCGAGGCGGTGGAGGCTGTTCAGGCCGCCAGCGAAGGCTCAGTGGCCACGCTGTCCGATCAGGGCATCATGCAGGTTGTGAACTACGTCCTGGCACAGCAGGCGCTTACGGGGACCAAAgtcgaagaagaagaagaagaagaacccgAGGTTATTCAGACcatggaggtggaggtggcTCATGTGGCCGAGGTCGAGTAG